A stretch of the Aythya fuligula isolate bAytFul2 chromosome 18, bAytFul2.pri, whole genome shotgun sequence genome encodes the following:
- the LOC116496467 gene encoding cytochrome b-245 chaperone 1, which produces MYMLVENRTSSFLHLKRSPGIRSWSVFVGIASIGLAAAYYSADSLAWKLFYMAGCFFVAAQNLEQWEEAIFDKNKGTVCLKTFNLYRKILTLSKGGNEQVVALLHEIRDVDVEEETVRYFGKGYMVVLRFITGFSHPLTQSAVLGCRSDVEAVAKLITSFLELDRVASQQDLYESSETEASDADEPQDEY; this is translated from the exons ATGTACATGCTGGTTGAAAACCGCACAAGTTCCTTTCTTCATCTGAAGAGGTCACCTGGCATCAGATCTTGGTCTGTCTTTGTTG GAATAGCCTCCATAGGGTTGGCTGCTGCTTATTACAGTGCAG ACAGCTTGGCATGGAAGCTCTTCTACATGGCTGGGTGTTTCTTTGTGGCAGCACAGAATCTGGAGCAGTGGGAG GAAGCTATATTTGATAAGAACAAGGGAACAGTCTGCCTAAAAACATTCAACCtctacagaaaaatactgaCTTTATCAAAAGGAGGCAATGAACAAG TGGTGGCTCTACTGCATGAGATCAGAGATGTGGATGTGGAAGAAGAGACTGTGCGGTATTTTGGGAAGGGTTACATGGTTGTGCTACGGTTTATCACTGGATTTTCACACCCACTGACTCAGAGCGCTGTTCTGGGCTGTAGAAG TGATGTGGAAGCAGTTGCCAAGCTCATTACTAGCTTTCTGGAATTGGACAGAGTGGCAAGCCAACAAGATCTCTATGAGAGCAGCGAAACAGAGGCTAGTGACGCTGATGAACCACAGGATGAATATTAA